From the Winogradskyella forsetii genome, the window AATTATAAATAAAAACAAACACTTCTACAGCTTTTACCGCATTCTTTTCAAGTAAGTTAGTAGAATACAAATTTTAATTCAGCACATGTCTGAAAAAGAAACAAATCAAGCTGATCCCGAAGTTTCGGGAGAAGCAAACGAAGCTGTAACAGCTGAAGCACCTCAAATATCTGAGGCTCAAAAAAACCCAGAAAAATTCTTAGAAGAGTTCGATTGGCACAATTACGAAGAAGGAATTGAGCAAGTTGCGGACACTAAATTAGAAGAGTTCGAAAAATTAGTATCAGAAAATTTCGTTGACACTTTAGATGACGAAGTTGTGGAAGGTACTGTAATTACAATCACAGATCGTGATGCAATTATTGACATTAACGCTAAGTCTGAAGGTGTAATTTCTCTTAATGAGTTCCGTTACAACCCAGATCTTAAAGTTGGTGACAAAGTTGAAGTATTAATTGATGTGCGTGAAGATGCAACAGGACAATTAGTATTATCTCACAGAAAAGCGAGAGTAATTAAAGCATGGGATCGTGTAAACAATGCACATGATACTGGCGAAATCGTTAACGGTTTTGTAAAATGCAGAACTAAAGGTGGAATGATCGTAGATGTATTTGGTATAGAAGCATTCTTACCAGGTTCTCAAATCGATGTGAAACCTATTAGAGATTACGATCAGTACGTTAATAAAACTATGGAATTTAAAGTTGTGAAAATCAACCACGAATTCAAAAACATAGTAGTGTCTCATAAAGCGCTTATTGAAGCCGATATTGAAGAACAAAAGAAAGAAATCATTGGCCAGTTAGAAAAAGGACAAGTATTAGAAGGTATTGTGAAGAATATTACTTCTTATGGTGTGTTTATCGATCTTGGTGGTGTAGATGGTTTAGTTCATATTACAGATTTATCTTGGTCTCGTATCAACCATCCAAATGAGATTGTTGAATTGGATCAGAAATTAAATGTAGTAATCCTTGATTTTGATGAGAACAAATCAAGAATCCAATTAGGTCTTAAGCAATTATCTAAGCATCCATGGGAAGCTTTAGGTGAAAGTGTAAAAGTTGGAGATAAGGTAAAAGGTAAAGTAGTGGTTATTGCTGATTACGGTGCTTTTGTTGAAGTAGAAGAAGGTGTTGAAGGCTTAGTTCACGTTAGTGAAATGTCTTGGTCAACCCATTTACGTTCAGCACAAGATTTCGTAAACGTTGGTGATGAAATCGATGCTGTTATCTTAACTTTAGATAGAGAGGATAGAAAAATGTCTCTTGGTATTAAGCAATTAACGCCAGATCCATGGACAGACATTACTTCTAAATACCCAGTAGGTTCTAAGCACACAGGTATTGTACGTAACTTTACAAACTTTGGTGTTTTTGTTGAATTAGAAGAAGGTATCGACGGATTGATTTATATCTCAGATTTATCTTGGACTAAGAAAATTAAGCATCCATCTGAATTCTGTAACGTAGGTGATAACTTAGACGTTGTCGTATTAGAGTTAGATGTAGAAGGACGTAAATTATCTTTAGGTCACAAACAAACTGAGGAGAACCCTTGGGACAAGTACGAAACTGAATTTGCTTTAGGTACTACGCACAAGGCTGCCATTACAGAAATGGTAGATAAAGGCGCAACTATCGATTTTAATGAAGACATTACGGCATTTGTACCGCAACGTCATTTAGAGAAAGAAGATGGTTCTAAACTTGGTAAAGGTGAAGAAGCAGAATTCAAGATCATTGAATTTAACAAAGAATTCAAACGTGTTGTAGCATCCCATACAGCAGTATTTAGAGAAGAAGAAGCAAAAATCGTTAAGCAAGCTGTTAGAAAACAGGAAGCTCAAGCGGCTGAAGCTAAACCAACTTTAGGTGATGCCAATGATGCTTTACAGGCACTTAAGGATAAAATGGACGGGAAGAAGTAAAAAATTCCAGCGAAAGCGGGAATCCCATTCTAATTATATTGTAAAGCCTCTCGTTATACGAGGGGCTTTTTTTATTGCGAATATTTGACTTTATGAAAGCGGTTTATTTATTATTAGCCACAATAGCATCAATTTTATTTGGGTTGGTTTTCTACAAACCATCAATGGATTTAAATTTGAAAACTACCTGTTTTTAGGTTTTATTGTTGGTGCAATAATGGCCATTTTGATTTTTAGATATAAAAAGAAAACTGAATAACATATTTTTAATTAATTTTTTCTTTGCGCCTATATGCCTTCACGAGAAAAACCATTGCAAACCACAAATTTTATCCTAACTTTGTAAACCAACAACGTTTGGAAACCATATGAGTCAAAAAGTACTACTTAACTCTAAAGAAGTCAATATTACCCTTCACAGATTGGCTTGCCAACTCATTGAGAACCATGATGATTTTTCTGAAACTGTATTAATTGGCATTCAACCAAGAGGAAAGTTTTTAGCCGATCGTTTAGCACAAATCCTTACCGAAGAATATAACATTAAGGATATTCAATTGGGCCATTTGGACATCACGTTTTTTAGGGACGATTTTAGAAGAGGAGACAAACCCTTGGAAGCCAATACCACTATCATAGATTTTATAGTCGAAAACAAAAACGTTGTCTTTATAGATGATGTACTATACACAGGTCGAAGTATAAGGTCTGCATTAACGGCAATACAGTCTTTCGGTAGACCAAAAGATATAGAGTTGTTAACCTTAATCGATAGACGATTTAGTAGGCATTTGCCAATTCAACCGAACTATAAAGGACGTCAAGTCGATGCGATTGATAATCAGAAAGTAAAAGTGAAGTGGATTGAGAATGAGGGAGAGGATGCAGTTTATTTGGTGGATAAGTGATTTTTGAATTACGAATTACGAATTACGAATTACGAATTACGAATTACGAAGATTGAAGCTTTAAGTTGGAAGCTCGAGGGATGACCAGAGAACGAAATTTAAGACGTATAAGTTTAAAATGAAATTTTAAGTTTTGTTTCTAAATGTTAAAAAAATAAATATAACAACTAGCAGTTTAGACTGAAGACTAAAGACTAAAGACTGCCAATTGAAGACTAAAAAAAATGAGCGAACTAAGTGTCAATCACTTACTGGGAATAAAATATCTGACCAAACAGGATATCGACCTTATTTTTGAAACTGCCGATCAGTTTAAGGAGGTCATCAATAGACCGATTAAAAAAGTACCATCGCTTCGGGATATTACGATCGCCAATTTGTTTTTTGAAAATTCCACGCGGACTAAGTTATCTTTCGAGCTTGCTGAAAAACGATTGTCGGCAGATGTCATAAATTTTTCGGCGTCGCAATCTTCAGTTAAAAAAGGAGAAACACTTATAGATACTGTAAACAACATACTTTCAATGAAAGTGGATATGGTGGTTATGCGTCATCCCAATCCTGGAGCAGGCGTGTTTTTATCCAAACATGTGAATGCAAGTATCATAAATGCTGGTGATGGTGCGCATGAGCACCCAACACAAGCCTTGTTGGATTCTTATTCCATCAGAGAGAAATTAGGAACCGTAAAAGGTAAAAATGTAGTCATTGTTGGCGATATTTTACACAGTAGAGTAGCGCTTTCAAACATTTATGCCTTACAATTACAAGGTGCCAATGTAATGGTTTGTGGACCAAAAACCTTACTGCCTAAGTACATTAAAGACTTAGGCGTAAAAGTAGAAACCAATTTAAAGAAGGCTCTAGAATGGTGTGATGTTGCCAATATGTTGAGAGTTCAGAACGAGCGCATGGATATTAGTTACTTCCCTTCAACACGAGAATATACACAGCAATTTGGAGTAAATAAAGAACTATTAGACAGCTTAGATAAAGAGATTGTAATTATGCATCCTGGACCAATAAACAGAGGTGTGGAAATTACAAGTGATGTAGCTGATTCTAAACAAGCCATTATCTTAAATCAAGTAGAAAATGGCGTTGCGGTTAGAATGGCAGTCATTTATCTATTAGCGTCTAAAATAAAACAATAAATCATGATTATAGATAGAGACGGAAATATTACCATAATCGCCCAAGAAAAAGCCTCTGTAAAAACTTTGGCCAACAACATAGAGCAGGCTTACGATAAGTATAAAAACTATCATCTTATTGTGAGATTGTCGAGTTTAGACAAAATTACATTAGAAGATGTTATAGAATTTTTAAGATTGAGTAACAATCACCGCAGTGCTAAAAAAAGTTTTGTAGTGGTTTCTGAAAAAGTAGATTTAGACGACATGCCAGATGAAATTGTCGTTGTCCCAACCATTCAAGAGGCTTACGACATCATTGAAATGGAAGACATGGAACGCGATTTAGGATTTTAAAATACGTTTTGTCGTTAAGTCGTTCGTCGTTTAGTTGTAACGACTCAACAACTTAACAACAAACAACTTAACAATTAATGAAATTAACCATCCTAGGCTGCCACAGTGCAACACCACGCACCAACACCAATCCAACATCTCAGGTTTTAGAGATTAAGAACCACATGTTTTTGATTGATTGTGGTGAAGGTACACAGGTGGAGCTGAGACGGAATAAGGTTAAGTTTTCAAGGATAAAACATATTTTTATTTCGCATCTTCATGGCGATCATTATTTTGGTTTAATTGGTTTGGTCAATACGTTTAGTCTTTTGACCAGGGAAACGGAACTTCATATTTATGCACCAAAAGGTCTAAAGGAAGTGATAACGCTTCAAATGAAATTGTCTGCGAGTTGGACTAAATATCCCCTTATTTTTCATGAGTTAAATGCTGAAGTTTCAGAATTAATATATGAAGATGATAAAGTTGAAGTACATACGATTCCTTTAAAACATCGGATTTATACCAATGGATTTCTGTTTAAAGAGAAAGAAAATGAGCGGAAATTAGATATTAATTTGGTGAATGAAGCAAATATCGATGTGGCCTATTTCAGAAAACTAAAACAAGGGTTTGACGTAGAAAATGAGGATGGTGTTCTAATCGCCAACGAAAAAGTGACCAAAGATCCCATTCCTGCAAAAAGTTATGCCTATTGTAGCGATACGGTTTATAATGAAGCGATGATTCCTCTAATTAAAGATGCAACAGTTTTATATCACGAATCGACTTTTTTAGATAAAAACGAAGCACTTTGTATGTCCACAAAGCACAGTACAGCGAAACATGCAGCGACAATAGCTCAAAAGGCAAATGTGGAAACCTTGATACTTGGTCATTATTCGACGCGTTATAATGGTTATGACGAGTTTAAGACCGAAGCACAAACCATTTTTGAGAACGTGCTTTTGGCTAAGGATGGAAAATCATTTGAGTTTTAAAAAAACATTACCATGGAAAAAGACTTAAGCAACTACAGAAAATCATACGAAAAAGGAGAATTGTTATTGGATAATGTTCCCGAAAACCCAATTGAGCTATTCAGAAATTGGTTTGTGGAGGTCGATACGCATTTTGATGTCGATGAAACTAACGCCATGACGGTTTCTACATTTGGTTTAGACGGCTATCCAAAGAATAGGGTAGTGCTGCTCAAAAAATATACACACGAAGGTTTTATATTCTACACCAACTACGATAGCGAAAAAGGAAAGGCTATTGCAGAAAATCCAAATGTCTGTTTATCATTTTTTTGGCATGCGGCAGAGCGCCAAATCATAATTAAAGGCAAAGCCGAAAAAGTATCGGAAAACCTGAGTGACGGTTACTTTGAATCGAGACCAAGAGGAAGCCAGTTAGGAGCAGTAGTTTCCAATCAAAGTGAAGTGGTGAAAGATAGAGCGGAATTAGAATCCAAACTAAAAGCATTAGAATCAAAATTTGAAGGCAAAGAAATAGAGCGACCAAAGAATTGGGGAGGTTATATTATAAAACCTGTAGAATTAGAATTCTGGCAAGGCAGACCCAATAGACTTCACGATAGAATCCGC encodes:
- a CDS encoding ribonuclease Z; the encoded protein is MKLTILGCHSATPRTNTNPTSQVLEIKNHMFLIDCGEGTQVELRRNKVKFSRIKHIFISHLHGDHYFGLIGLVNTFSLLTRETELHIYAPKGLKEVITLQMKLSASWTKYPLIFHELNAEVSELIYEDDKVEVHTIPLKHRIYTNGFLFKEKENERKLDINLVNEANIDVAYFRKLKQGFDVENEDGVLIANEKVTKDPIPAKSYAYCSDTVYNEAMIPLIKDATVLYHESTFLDKNEALCMSTKHSTAKHAATIAQKANVETLILGHYSTRYNGYDEFKTEAQTIFENVLLAKDGKSFEF
- a CDS encoding ribonuclease Z — translated: MIIDRDGNITIIAQEKASVKTLANNIEQAYDKYKNYHLIVRLSSLDKITLEDVIEFLRLSNNHRSAKKSFVVVSEKVDLDDMPDEIVVVPTIQEAYDIIEMEDMERDLGF
- the pyrR gene encoding bifunctional pyr operon transcriptional regulator/uracil phosphoribosyltransferase PyrR, with the protein product MSQKVLLNSKEVNITLHRLACQLIENHDDFSETVLIGIQPRGKFLADRLAQILTEEYNIKDIQLGHLDITFFRDDFRRGDKPLEANTTIIDFIVENKNVVFIDDVLYTGRSIRSALTAIQSFGRPKDIELLTLIDRRFSRHLPIQPNYKGRQVDAIDNQKVKVKWIENEGEDAVYLVDK
- the pdxH gene encoding pyridoxamine 5'-phosphate oxidase: MEKDLSNYRKSYEKGELLLDNVPENPIELFRNWFVEVDTHFDVDETNAMTVSTFGLDGYPKNRVVLLKKYTHEGFIFYTNYDSEKGKAIAENPNVCLSFFWHAAERQIIIKGKAEKVSENLSDGYFESRPRGSQLGAVVSNQSEVVKDRAELESKLKALESKFEGKEIERPKNWGGYIIKPVELEFWQGRPNRLHDRIRYQLQDDYNWKIERLAP
- the rpsA gene encoding 30S ribosomal protein S1 → MSEKETNQADPEVSGEANEAVTAEAPQISEAQKNPEKFLEEFDWHNYEEGIEQVADTKLEEFEKLVSENFVDTLDDEVVEGTVITITDRDAIIDINAKSEGVISLNEFRYNPDLKVGDKVEVLIDVREDATGQLVLSHRKARVIKAWDRVNNAHDTGEIVNGFVKCRTKGGMIVDVFGIEAFLPGSQIDVKPIRDYDQYVNKTMEFKVVKINHEFKNIVVSHKALIEADIEEQKKEIIGQLEKGQVLEGIVKNITSYGVFIDLGGVDGLVHITDLSWSRINHPNEIVELDQKLNVVILDFDENKSRIQLGLKQLSKHPWEALGESVKVGDKVKGKVVVIADYGAFVEVEEGVEGLVHVSEMSWSTHLRSAQDFVNVGDEIDAVILTLDREDRKMSLGIKQLTPDPWTDITSKYPVGSKHTGIVRNFTNFGVFVELEEGIDGLIYISDLSWTKKIKHPSEFCNVGDNLDVVVLELDVEGRKLSLGHKQTEENPWDKYETEFALGTTHKAAITEMVDKGATIDFNEDITAFVPQRHLEKEDGSKLGKGEEAEFKIIEFNKEFKRVVASHTAVFREEEAKIVKQAVRKQEAQAAEAKPTLGDANDALQALKDKMDGKK
- a CDS encoding aspartate carbamoyltransferase catalytic subunit; this translates as MSELSVNHLLGIKYLTKQDIDLIFETADQFKEVINRPIKKVPSLRDITIANLFFENSTRTKLSFELAEKRLSADVINFSASQSSVKKGETLIDTVNNILSMKVDMVVMRHPNPGAGVFLSKHVNASIINAGDGAHEHPTQALLDSYSIREKLGTVKGKNVVIVGDILHSRVALSNIYALQLQGANVMVCGPKTLLPKYIKDLGVKVETNLKKALEWCDVANMLRVQNERMDISYFPSTREYTQQFGVNKELLDSLDKEIVIMHPGPINRGVEITSDVADSKQAIILNQVENGVAVRMAVIYLLASKIKQ